In the genome of Fimbriimonadaceae bacterium, one region contains:
- a CDS encoding alpha/beta hydrolase, whose product MTTIFVCYLGIMGGLASSSPHQPQDRATQSTPIITRDVEFTKAKVEGGEKSLKLDVYQPAGEGPFPAMVIIHGGGFVGGNKGGMMGQLGRYFAGRGITCFDIQYRLQGDNPPTKGAVPIQRAIAAAVEDADTALHWVVSNAKTYKVDPKRIAIGGSSAGSITALLVTYGETRSTVPVKCVVNLWGSMYQQVGSLKKGDVPFLLVHGADDKIVPFSYGEQLMKQADKVGVRYEKFVLEGGGHGMALSTKVGDITLDEFIYRFLKKELGG is encoded by the coding sequence ATGACCACCATTTTCGTTTGCTATCTGGGGATCATGGGCGGGCTCGCATCGAGTTCCCCGCATCAGCCCCAAGATCGGGCAACCCAATCCACACCGATCATCACTCGGGATGTTGAATTCACCAAGGCCAAGGTTGAAGGCGGCGAGAAGTCGCTCAAGCTGGACGTTTATCAGCCAGCGGGAGAAGGACCTTTCCCGGCAATGGTGATTATTCATGGCGGTGGCTTCGTCGGTGGCAATAAGGGTGGAATGATGGGTCAGCTGGGGCGCTACTTTGCCGGGCGCGGTATCACCTGTTTCGACATCCAATACCGCCTACAGGGCGATAACCCTCCCACCAAGGGCGCTGTCCCCATCCAGCGTGCCATCGCCGCAGCCGTAGAAGATGCGGATACCGCGCTGCACTGGGTCGTGAGCAACGCCAAGACCTATAAAGTCGACCCCAAGCGCATCGCTATCGGGGGATCGTCGGCGGGGAGCATCACCGCATTGCTGGTGACGTACGGGGAAACCCGTTCGACCGTGCCCGTGAAGTGCGTGGTCAACCTCTGGGGGAGTATGTATCAGCAGGTCGGCAGCTTAAAGAAAGGCGACGTCCCGTTCCTCCTCGTCCACGGTGCAGATGACAAGATCGTCCCATTCAGTTACGGCGAGCAACTCATGAAGCAAGCCGACAAGGTGGGCGTGCGCTACGAGAAGTTCGTATTGGAAGGTGGTGGGCACGGGATGGCCCTGTCGACGAAGGTAGGGGACATAACGCTGGACGAATTCATCTATCGATTTTTGAAGAAAGAGTTGGGCGGTTAG
- a CDS encoding DUF885 family protein: MQSFNAKGALIAAVCLALCLGLCGSAASQTAMDSELAPRIRNFSADRSSLSRKYPIALSEEREKRFKAFYDEALKDLKKVAFVGLSKDGQVDYILLRNELEHALKQIDLDAKKRKEIAPLMPFAKTILDMAEARLRFEDIDSEKAAVVLNDLKKAVDEAKKAIEDPKKLPDKLKMSKAAGYRGANAIGSLRSTLSDWFKFYNGYDPIFSWWCKEPHKAVDDALKSYESTVRENLAGLKEGDTKTIIGDPIGADGLQAELDYEMIPYTPDQLVVIANKEFAWCEAEMKKASREMGFGDDWMKALEKVKQDHVEPGKQPAMIREMALEAIDFVKTRDLVTVPKLCEETWRMEMMSAERQKASPFFLGGETILVSFPTDTMSQEEKMMSLRGNNRHFCRAVVHHELIPGHHLQGFIQDRYRSYRQEFNTPFWVEGWALHWEFLLWELGFPKTPENRVGMLFWRMHRCARIIFSLSFHLGKMTPQECIDFLVDRVGHERENATAEVRRSFRGDYGPLYQAAYMLGALQINSMYDDLVKTKKMTPKAFHDFVIQQNSIPIEMVRAAMTDQKLTPDFRTSWKFYGEIKG, from the coding sequence ATGCAATCGTTCAATGCTAAAGGGGCGCTAATCGCGGCGGTATGCTTGGCGCTATGCCTGGGCTTGTGCGGCTCAGCCGCCTCTCAAACTGCCATGGACAGCGAACTCGCCCCCCGAATCCGCAATTTTTCCGCCGATCGTTCTTCACTCAGCCGTAAGTATCCGATCGCGCTATCCGAAGAGCGTGAGAAGAGATTCAAGGCTTTCTATGACGAAGCATTGAAGGATTTGAAAAAGGTTGCCTTTGTGGGCCTAAGCAAGGATGGGCAGGTGGACTACATCCTCTTGCGAAATGAGCTTGAACACGCCCTCAAGCAGATCGACCTTGACGCCAAAAAGCGCAAAGAGATCGCCCCGTTGATGCCGTTCGCCAAGACGATTCTGGATATGGCTGAGGCAAGATTGCGGTTTGAAGACATCGATTCAGAGAAAGCAGCCGTTGTCCTAAACGATCTCAAGAAAGCAGTCGATGAGGCAAAGAAGGCCATCGAGGACCCTAAAAAACTTCCCGACAAGCTGAAGATGAGCAAGGCGGCTGGATACCGAGGGGCGAATGCGATAGGTAGCTTGCGCAGCACACTGTCGGACTGGTTCAAGTTCTACAACGGCTACGATCCGATCTTCTCATGGTGGTGCAAAGAGCCGCATAAGGCCGTCGATGATGCACTCAAAAGCTACGAATCCACGGTTCGGGAGAACCTTGCTGGACTAAAAGAGGGCGACACCAAGACGATCATCGGCGACCCGATCGGGGCCGACGGCTTGCAGGCCGAGCTCGATTACGAGATGATCCCGTACACGCCGGACCAGCTTGTCGTCATTGCCAATAAGGAGTTTGCCTGGTGCGAAGCCGAGATGAAGAAGGCTTCGCGGGAGATGGGCTTTGGCGACGATTGGATGAAGGCGCTTGAGAAGGTCAAGCAAGACCACGTTGAACCTGGCAAGCAGCCGGCGATGATCCGTGAGATGGCGCTGGAAGCGATTGACTTTGTCAAGACCCGCGACCTCGTCACCGTGCCCAAACTCTGCGAAGAGACTTGGCGCATGGAGATGATGTCGGCGGAGCGGCAAAAGGCGAGCCCGTTTTTCTTGGGCGGAGAGACGATCCTGGTCTCTTTCCCAACCGATACGATGTCCCAAGAAGAGAAGATGATGAGTTTGCGGGGCAACAATCGGCACTTCTGCCGAGCCGTCGTCCACCACGAGCTCATCCCCGGACATCACCTGCAAGGGTTTATCCAGGACCGCTACCGGTCGTATCGGCAGGAGTTCAACACGCCGTTCTGGGTAGAGGGCTGGGCGCTGCACTGGGAGTTCTTGCTGTGGGAACTGGGCTTCCCCAAGACTCCGGAAAACCGCGTGGGAATGCTCTTTTGGCGCATGCATCGATGCGCGCGAATCATCTTCTCCCTGAGCTTCCATCTGGGCAAAATGACACCGCAAGAGTGCATCGACTTCTTGGTTGACCGTGTCGGGCATGAGCGGGAGAACGCCACCGCCGAAGTGCGGCGAAGCTTCCGAGGAGATTACGGCCCGCTTTATCAAGCGGCGTATATGCTCGGGGCGCTGCAGATCAACTCAATGTATGACGACCTTGTAAAAACCAAGAAAATGACACCGAAGGCGTTTCACGATTTTGTGATTCAACAGAACAGCATCCCGATCGAGATGGTCAGAGCGGCAATGACGGATCAGAAGCTGACGCCTGACTTTAGGACGTCTTGGAAGTTCTACGGAGAGATCAAGGGTTAG
- a CDS encoding D-alanyl-D-alanine carboxypeptidase, with the protein MPVMRNCRFAPLIALTCLALQAPASESGGAGLQVQAKSALIIDEKSGCVLFSKEANAKRFPASCTKILTTLILLEKTLPTDKIVAPWDIETIPESSLHLKPGEVMTAEELAYAMMLRSANDACCAVAVHISGSVPAFAAELNKRAKEIGCTSTNFVTPNGLHDPNHYTTASDLAKIAREAMKNPAFRKIVDTPKRQTVRSINQEDLWLISKNKFLTWDPTHDGIKTGYTRPAGSCFVGSATRNGFRVITVILASEDWKADEKAMMDWAFKNFERQIAFAKDTRVGEAPIKEGVLATVPLKIAEPVYYALKKGSKPDIKQELKLKSDLVAPVEAGAKVGTVVFKDGNGWVQELPVFAVDAVEKQPPLAARVASWPFLIIGGVLVGGTLVLKKRQSKFYKSAAGRRRA; encoded by the coding sequence TTGCCGGTTATGCGAAATTGCAGATTCGCTCCCCTCATCGCCCTGACTTGCTTGGCTTTACAGGCTCCCGCGTCCGAATCGGGCGGGGCCGGGCTTCAGGTCCAAGCGAAAAGCGCCCTCATCATCGACGAGAAATCAGGCTGTGTCCTTTTCTCGAAGGAAGCCAACGCCAAGCGCTTCCCAGCAAGTTGTACAAAGATCCTGACGACGCTGATACTTCTTGAAAAGACTTTGCCGACCGATAAGATCGTTGCTCCCTGGGATATTGAAACGATCCCTGAATCCAGCCTGCACCTCAAGCCGGGCGAAGTCATGACGGCGGAGGAGTTGGCCTATGCCATGATGCTGCGCAGTGCAAACGATGCGTGCTGTGCCGTGGCGGTTCACATCAGCGGCAGTGTTCCGGCATTTGCTGCCGAACTGAACAAGCGGGCGAAAGAGATCGGTTGCACAAGCACAAACTTCGTCACCCCGAACGGCCTGCACGATCCCAATCACTACACTACGGCAAGCGATCTTGCGAAGATCGCGCGTGAAGCGATGAAGAACCCAGCGTTCCGAAAGATCGTGGATACCCCCAAACGCCAAACTGTCCGCAGCATCAATCAAGAAGATCTGTGGCTCATCAGCAAGAACAAATTCCTGACGTGGGACCCCACCCACGACGGCATCAAAACAGGATACACAAGGCCGGCGGGTAGCTGTTTTGTCGGCAGTGCAACGCGAAACGGGTTTCGAGTCATCACCGTAATACTGGCGAGTGAGGATTGGAAAGCAGACGAGAAAGCGATGATGGACTGGGCGTTCAAAAACTTTGAGAGACAGATCGCCTTTGCCAAGGACACACGTGTCGGCGAAGCTCCCATTAAAGAGGGGGTGCTGGCCACTGTGCCGCTAAAGATCGCAGAGCCCGTGTACTACGCGCTGAAGAAAGGCTCAAAACCGGATATTAAGCAGGAGCTCAAGCTGAAATCAGATCTAGTGGCACCGGTCGAGGCCGGAGCCAAGGTGGGCACTGTCGTCTTCAAGGATGGCAACGGCTGGGTCCAGGAGCTGCCGGTCTTTGCCGTTGATGCTGTCGAGAAACAGCCGCCTCTTGCGGCGCGTGTGGCAAGCTGGCCGTTTCTCATCATTGGCGGAGTGCTCGTTGGTGGAACGCTTGTGTTAAAGAAAAGACAATCAAAGTTTTACAAATCAGCGGCAGGGAGACGGCGTGCGTAA
- a CDS encoding rRNA pseudouridine synthase, producing the protein MRKVSNSAKNLLKEVQKSSHGQIGRTDGMERLHKRIAHAGLCSRRTAEKWIVDGRVMVNGAVVTELGVSVAPGDEIKVDGKSIAAQRLAYIAMHKPAGYVTTMSDPQHRKTVADLMPEMDVLVKPVGRLDMETEGLLVFTNDGPLAQRLTHPSFGIEKEYIVTVSGMPDDKALERIEKGMRIDGVKTAPARVSQVYPDTKRGQTTFTLVIHEGRNRQVRKMCDAIGTPVVRLRRVRLGPVSLGKLPKGACRVLAKTEVDALKKLAGIPL; encoded by the coding sequence GTGCGTAAAGTTTCAAATTCAGCAAAGAATCTATTGAAAGAGGTCCAGAAGTCGAGTCACGGACAGATCGGTCGGACCGACGGCATGGAGCGTCTGCACAAGCGAATCGCTCATGCTGGGCTTTGCAGCCGACGCACCGCCGAGAAGTGGATCGTCGATGGGCGCGTGATGGTCAACGGGGCGGTCGTCACCGAACTCGGCGTGTCGGTTGCCCCGGGTGATGAGATCAAGGTCGACGGGAAGTCGATCGCGGCCCAGCGACTGGCTTATATCGCGATGCACAAGCCCGCTGGATACGTGACAACCATGAGCGATCCGCAACATCGCAAGACGGTTGCCGACCTGATGCCCGAAATGGATGTGCTCGTCAAGCCGGTCGGAAGGCTGGATATGGAGACGGAAGGTCTGTTGGTCTTTACGAACGATGGTCCGCTTGCCCAGCGTTTGACACATCCAAGCTTCGGCATTGAGAAAGAGTACATCGTCACCGTCAGCGGCATGCCCGATGACAAGGCCCTCGAACGCATAGAGAAGGGGATGCGCATCGATGGTGTGAAGACCGCTCCGGCAAGGGTCAGTCAGGTCTACCCCGACACAAAACGGGGACAAACAACCTTTACATTGGTCATTCACGAAGGCCGCAACCGACAGGTGCGCAAGATGTGCGATGCGATCGGAACCCCGGTCGTACGGCTTCGACGAGTGAGATTGGGCCCGGTAAGCCTAGGCAAACTTCCAAAGGGAGCTTGCCGAGTTCTTGCAAAGACAGAAGTCGATGCCCTCAAAAAACTCGCGGGAATTCCTTTGTAG
- the nrdR gene encoding transcriptional regulator NrdR, translated as MKCPFCGNADQKVLDSRPARDGEAIRRRRECTLCERRFTTFEAPEMPRLFVVKRDKTREEFQREKVLNGMAIAAGKRPVSAEAIRAAAERVERDLFQEFEDEVSSEEVGERVMAELERLDTVAYIRFASVYRKFDTVDDFKRIVSHMDRAEPTGGKQPRTELVEQVHKN; from the coding sequence GTGAAGTGTCCGTTTTGCGGCAATGCCGACCAGAAAGTGCTTGATTCCAGACCGGCAAGGGACGGAGAAGCGATCCGTCGCCGACGTGAGTGCACTTTGTGCGAACGTAGATTCACGACGTTCGAAGCCCCCGAAATGCCGCGCCTTTTTGTGGTGAAGCGCGATAAAACGCGCGAAGAGTTCCAACGCGAAAAGGTGCTCAACGGAATGGCCATCGCCGCAGGCAAGCGCCCTGTCAGCGCCGAAGCCATCCGTGCCGCTGCCGAGCGGGTCGAACGCGACCTCTTCCAAGAGTTTGAAGACGAAGTGTCTTCCGAAGAGGTAGGCGAGCGCGTCATGGCCGAGCTAGAAAGGCTCGACACCGTGGCGTACATCCGTTTCGCCAGCGTTTATCGAAAGTTTGATACCGTCGATGACTTCAAGCGGATTGTGTCGCACATGGACCGCGCGGAGCCGACAGGCGGAAAACAGCCGCGCACCGAGCTGGTGGAACAGGTGCACAAAAACTAG
- a CDS encoding vitamin B12-dependent ribonucleotide reductase: protein MKIARYYTKAGQSPYSGIKFEPRKSEIKNTDGSTVFLMEKVMVPSHWSQVATDILAQKYFRKAGLKEGDKTLANLSEWTKEDADCETDSREVFHRLAGCWRYWGQKYNYFDTDEDAQAFYDELSYMLAMQYAAPNSPQWFNTGLHFAYGITGNAQGHQYVDPDSKKLMKSANAYERPQPHACFILSVKDDLVNEGGIMDLWTREARIFKYGSGVGTNFSKIRGENEKLSGGGKSSGLMSFLKVGDRSAGAIKSGGTTRRAAKMVCLDMDHPDIDTFINWKVKEEQKVAALVTGSQLNNLHLNAIMKACHSASGVEAPGRSGEGNEADKFNPRKNADLRKAIAEAKLYGVSVNYIQRVIQLAEMGFTGIDFPTFDTGYESEAYITVSGQNSNNSVRVPNEFFFAVENNTDWELKRRVDGKVHKTVSARELWDDICFSAWSCADPGLQYDSTINEWHTCPADGRINASNPCSEYMFLDDTACNLASMNLTRFYDPEKGEFDMNGYIHATRLWTMVLEISVLMAQFPSKSIAELSYEFRTLGLGYANIGALLMQMGIAYDSPQGRAICGALTAVMGGESYATSAEMAAEVGTFRGYSRNKEHMLRVMRNHRRAAYNAPKDEYEGLTITPVGIDPDECPVDMLRAARNAWDRAVELGEAHGYRNAQVTVLAPTGTIGLIMDCDTTGVEPDFALVKFKKLAGGGYFKIINQSLPVALKNLGYTKEQGEEIIAYCLGRKTLKGAPVINHETLTAKGFTPEVIEKLEEALENAFELKFVFNKFTLGEDFCRDALGFTDAQLNDWSFDMLTELGFSKEEVEAANEYVCGAMTIEGAPHLKVEHYPVFDCANKCGKKGKRYISAEGHIRMMGASQPFLSGAISKTINLPGDATIEDVSNAYWLSWQLCLKANALYRDGSKLSQPLNASTDDAAAAILEASIDGSGELENESEEISQHEIIRQTAQKLVYRYIAKRRPLPSRRRGYTQKARVGGHKVYLRTGEYEDGALGEIFIDMHREGAAFRSLMNCFAIAISLGLQYGVPLEEYAEAFVFTRFEPNGSVQGHENIKMSTSVIDYIFRELAFSYLGRNDLVQVKPEDLRGDTVGRPDNDPDFDDEEDGGDVEGHVPGITRESHDSAGFDRGESNGSEPSAQSIEDRGSSSSVGEAREGAASSTQGHSSPSPSTGEGRGGGGDNSATVARSAIVTSTAAQPETVSISQLTAVQPTAQPQSGVADKIREARLKGYEGDPCNECGAFTLVRNGVCLKCMSCGSTSGCS, encoded by the coding sequence ATGAAGATTGCGCGTTACTATACAAAAGCTGGGCAAAGCCCCTATTCTGGGATTAAGTTTGAACCGCGAAAAAGCGAGATAAAGAACACCGACGGAAGCACCGTATTCCTTATGGAAAAGGTTATGGTGCCGTCCCATTGGTCGCAGGTTGCCACCGACATCCTTGCTCAAAAATACTTCCGCAAAGCAGGGTTGAAAGAGGGCGATAAAACACTAGCCAACCTAAGCGAATGGACAAAAGAGGACGCCGACTGCGAGACAGATTCGCGTGAAGTTTTCCACCGGCTGGCAGGGTGCTGGCGGTATTGGGGGCAAAAGTACAACTATTTCGATACCGACGAGGACGCGCAAGCGTTTTACGATGAGCTGAGCTACATGCTCGCCATGCAATATGCCGCCCCGAATAGCCCGCAATGGTTCAACACCGGCCTGCACTTTGCTTACGGCATCACCGGCAACGCACAGGGACACCAATACGTCGATCCCGATTCCAAAAAGCTCATGAAAAGCGCAAACGCTTATGAGCGGCCTCAGCCCCACGCCTGCTTTATCCTCAGCGTGAAAGACGACCTCGTGAACGAGGGCGGAATCATGGACCTCTGGACCCGTGAAGCCCGAATCTTCAAGTACGGCTCGGGAGTCGGCACGAATTTTTCCAAGATTCGCGGCGAGAACGAAAAGCTCAGCGGTGGTGGAAAATCCAGCGGTCTGATGAGCTTCCTCAAGGTCGGCGACCGCAGCGCCGGAGCCATCAAATCCGGCGGAACCACCCGTCGCGCGGCGAAGATGGTTTGTCTGGACATGGACCATCCAGATATCGACACGTTCATCAACTGGAAGGTGAAAGAAGAGCAAAAAGTCGCCGCTTTGGTCACCGGTTCGCAGCTCAATAACCTGCACCTGAATGCAATCATGAAGGCGTGCCATTCGGCGTCAGGCGTTGAGGCACCTGGACGTTCAGGAGAAGGGAACGAAGCAGATAAATTCAACCCTCGCAAGAACGCCGACCTTCGCAAAGCTATCGCCGAAGCCAAACTTTACGGCGTCAGCGTCAACTACATTCAGCGCGTTATCCAACTCGCCGAGATGGGATTCACCGGCATCGACTTCCCAACCTTCGACACTGGCTACGAAAGCGAAGCGTACATCACCGTGAGCGGACAGAATTCGAACAACTCCGTTCGGGTGCCTAACGAATTCTTTTTCGCCGTTGAAAACAACACCGATTGGGAACTGAAGCGCCGAGTAGACGGCAAGGTTCACAAAACTGTCAGCGCGCGCGAGCTTTGGGACGACATCTGCTTCTCGGCATGGTCCTGCGCCGACCCTGGCCTGCAGTACGACAGCACCATCAACGAGTGGCACACATGCCCGGCTGACGGTCGCATCAACGCTAGCAACCCGTGCAGCGAGTATATGTTCCTCGACGACACGGCCTGCAACCTCGCCTCCATGAACCTCACCCGATTCTACGACCCAGAAAAGGGCGAGTTCGACATGAACGGTTACATCCACGCAACCCGACTTTGGACGATGGTGCTGGAGATTTCCGTCCTCATGGCGCAGTTCCCGTCGAAGTCGATCGCTGAACTCAGCTACGAGTTCCGAACGCTTGGCCTGGGTTATGCAAACATCGGCGCATTGCTCATGCAGATGGGCATCGCTTACGACAGCCCACAAGGCCGCGCGATCTGCGGAGCGCTGACGGCGGTGATGGGCGGCGAGTCCTACGCCACGAGCGCCGAAATGGCGGCCGAAGTCGGCACATTCCGGGGCTACTCGCGAAACAAGGAGCACATGCTCCGCGTCATGCGCAACCACAGAAGAGCCGCCTACAACGCGCCCAAAGACGAATACGAAGGCCTCACGATCACCCCAGTTGGGATCGACCCGGACGAGTGCCCCGTCGATATGCTTAGGGCGGCTAGGAATGCGTGGGACCGTGCGGTTGAGCTTGGCGAAGCCCACGGATACCGAAACGCCCAGGTCACCGTTCTCGCCCCCACAGGCACGATCGGCCTCATCATGGACTGCGACACGACCGGAGTCGAACCGGACTTCGCCCTCGTCAAATTCAAGAAGCTTGCCGGTGGCGGTTATTTCAAGATCATTAACCAGTCGCTCCCCGTCGCGCTCAAGAATCTGGGCTACACAAAGGAGCAAGGTGAGGAGATTATCGCCTACTGCCTCGGCCGCAAAACGCTTAAGGGCGCACCCGTCATCAATCACGAAACGCTCACCGCCAAGGGCTTCACTCCCGAGGTCATCGAGAAGCTGGAAGAAGCCTTGGAGAACGCGTTTGAACTCAAATTCGTCTTCAACAAGTTCACCCTCGGCGAAGACTTCTGCCGTGATGCGCTGGGCTTTACCGATGCTCAGCTCAATGACTGGAGCTTCGACATGCTCACCGAATTGGGCTTTAGCAAAGAAGAGGTCGAGGCGGCAAACGAGTACGTTTGCGGCGCGATGACCATTGAGGGCGCTCCGCACCTGAAGGTGGAGCACTATCCGGTCTTCGACTGCGCAAACAAGTGCGGCAAGAAGGGCAAGCGCTACATCAGCGCCGAAGGCCATATTCGCATGATGGGCGCATCTCAGCCATTCCTCAGCGGGGCTATCTCCAAGACCATCAACCTCCCTGGCGACGCCACCATCGAAGACGTCAGCAATGCCTATTGGCTGTCTTGGCAGCTCTGCCTCAAGGCCAACGCGCTGTATCGCGACGGCAGCAAGCTCAGCCAACCGCTGAACGCAAGTACCGACGATGCCGCCGCGGCCATTTTAGAAGCCTCAATCGACGGTTCAGGCGAGCTTGAGAACGAGAGCGAAGAGATTTCTCAACACGAGATCATCCGTCAGACCGCGCAAAAGCTGGTCTACCGATACATCGCCAAGCGTCGTCCGTTGCCTTCTCGAAGGCGGGGCTACACGCAAAAGGCGAGGGTCGGCGGGCACAAGGTCTACCTGAGAACGGGCGAATATGAAGACGGCGCACTGGGTGAAATCTTCATCGATATGCACCGCGAGGGCGCCGCTTTCCGGTCGCTCATGAACTGCTTCGCTATCGCAATCTCGCTGGGCTTGCAGTACGGTGTGCCGCTGGAAGAGTATGCCGAGGCGTTCGTCTTCACCCGCTTCGAGCCGAACGGTTCAGTGCAGGGCCACGAGAATATCAAGATGAGCACGTCGGTGATCGACTACATCTTCCGCGAACTCGCCTTTAGCTATCTGGGACGGAACGATCTGGTCCAAGTGAAGCCGGAAGACCTGCGCGGCGACACAGTCGGGCGACCGGACAACGATCCTGACTTTGATGACGAAGAGGATGGTGGTGATGTGGAAGGGCACGTGCCCGGCATCACGCGAGAGTCGCACGATTCGGCAGGCTTTGACCGTGGCGAATCGAACGGTTCTGAACCCTCCGCTCAAAGCATTGAAGATCGAGGTTCCTCTTCCTCAGTGGGAGAGGCCCGTGAGGGTGCTGCCTCCTCAACTCAAGGTCATTCGTCACCCTCCCCGTCGACGGGGGAGGGAAGGGGTGGGGGTGGAGATAATAGCGCCACGGTCGCCCGCTCTGCCATCGTCACCAGCACCGCTGCCCAGCCAGAAACGGTCTCAATCTCTCAACTGACGGCAGTCCAACCGACGGCTCAACCCCAATCGGGCGTCGCCGACAAGATCCGGGAGGCTCGCCTGAAAGGGTACGAAGGCGACCCGTGCAACGAATGCGGGGCCTTTACTTTGGTCCGGAACGGCGTGTGTCTAAAGTGTATGAGTTGTGGAAGCACGAGTGGGTGTAGCTAG
- a CDS encoding transposase, translating to MFITSTTLDFGEVFVRPETKQIVLESIIRQHQIRNAILDAYVVMSNHIHLLTRLPEEISVSRFVQRLKIDCSRRVLPTLTPREVQLLSRQSGLDNRKLWQRSFRSVVILSETTHRQKMSYIHTNPVRAELVALPEEYHWSSSRLLCEGKWSEERGLMDSLPIVSLD from the coding sequence GTGTTCATAACCAGTACCACTCTTGACTTCGGAGAGGTCTTTGTCAGACCAGAAACGAAGCAGATCGTCCTGGAATCGATTATTCGCCAGCACCAGATCCGGAACGCGATTCTTGATGCCTACGTTGTGATGTCCAATCACATTCACCTTCTGACTCGTTTACCGGAAGAGATCTCTGTAAGCCGATTCGTTCAGCGACTGAAGATAGATTGTTCACGGCGGGTGCTGCCCACTTTGACGCCTCGGGAAGTCCAACTACTCTCCAGGCAGTCCGGGCTGGACAATCGTAAGCTATGGCAAAGAAGTTTCCGAAGTGTAGTTATTCTTAGTGAGACGACGCACCGTCAGAAAATGAGCTACATTCACACGAATCCTGTTCGGGCTGAACTGGTCGCCTTGCCTGAGGAATATCACTGGTCAAGCTCGCGATTGCTTTGTGAAGGGAAATGGTCGGAGGAACGAGGGTTGATGGACTCGTTGCCTATTGTCTCTCTCGACTGA
- the flhB gene encoding flagellar biosynthesis protein FlhB, producing MSETMGQERTEEATPKRRTDARKKGTVAKSSDTTNAIVLIAFVIVLPFTVARIGQALMFSMNRSIGNIPSDVHASTLWGYLWDSAQPAVVAMAPFLLTAIVAGLVANFAQVGFVISPEAMKPNFSKISPMKGAKRLFSRTIVMEGLKATAKCSVFGYIAYTAIASQWPRLVSISSLPPAGALGVVGEVLKMMLIRITMVWLVLGAIDYFFQRKQVNKQLMMTKEELKQEYREMESSPEMRGARMQRMRKLAKSRMKQSVATADAIITNPTHFSIAIKYEPGKMHAPQVVAKGQDYLALKIREIAAENKVPIIPNPPLARQLYKKCEVGDFVPRDLFNAVAEVLAYVYRTIGDVRKKQ from the coding sequence ATGTCGGAAACGATGGGTCAGGAAAGAACAGAGGAGGCGACTCCAAAGCGTCGTACCGACGCACGTAAAAAGGGAACCGTTGCCAAGTCCAGCGACACAACGAATGCCATCGTTCTGATCGCCTTTGTGATTGTGCTCCCCTTTACAGTCGCCCGAATTGGCCAGGCCCTGATGTTCAGCATGAACCGGTCGATTGGGAACATCCCCTCGGATGTCCATGCGTCAACGCTCTGGGGTTATCTTTGGGATTCGGCACAGCCAGCCGTCGTGGCGATGGCTCCTTTCTTGCTCACCGCGATTGTTGCCGGTCTCGTTGCAAATTTTGCTCAAGTCGGGTTCGTCATCAGCCCAGAGGCGATGAAGCCTAACTTTTCGAAGATCAGCCCCATGAAAGGGGCCAAGCGGCTCTTTTCACGCACCATCGTTATGGAAGGGCTGAAGGCGACGGCAAAGTGCTCGGTCTTTGGCTATATCGCCTACACTGCTATCGCATCACAATGGCCCCGACTCGTATCGATTTCATCGTTGCCACCCGCTGGTGCACTCGGGGTTGTCGGAGAAGTTCTGAAGATGATGCTCATTCGCATCACGATGGTCTGGCTTGTCTTGGGTGCGATCGACTACTTCTTCCAGCGCAAGCAGGTCAACAAGCAGCTCATGATGACTAAGGAAGAGCTAAAGCAGGAGTATCGAGAGATGGAGTCTTCCCCCGAAATGCGGGGAGCAAGAATGCAGCGAATGCGAAAGCTCGCCAAAAGCCGAATGAAGCAGTCGGTGGCAACCGCAGATGCGATCATTACGAACCCAACTCACTTTTCTATCGCAATCAAGTACGAGCCGGGGAAGATGCACGCCCCACAAGTAGTCGCAAAAGGCCAAGACTATCTTGCCTTGAAGATTCGAGAGATCGCCGCCGAGAACAAGGTGCCGATCATCCCCAACCCTCCGCTTGCGCGTCAACTCTACAAAAAGTGTGAAGTAGGCGACTTCGTTCCGCGCGACCTCTTCAACGCTGTCGCAGAAGTGCTGGCTTATGTGTATCGAACGATCGGAGACGTGAGGAAGAAGCAGTAA